GCGATCTTGACCAGCGCGGACGCCAGCCACATCGGCTGGCCGGCGATGCGAGCGCCGAGATCGTCGGCGGCGTATTCGCGGGTGCGGCTGATCGCCATTTGCACCAGCATGGCGCCGAGCGGCGCCAGGATCATCATCGCGATCGAACCGATGATGCCGGGACCGTTGTTGTTGTCGCGGTGGCCGCCGAAGAACATCCCGAACTGCGCCAGCATCGAGATCGCGCCGGCAATGGTCGCGGTAATGGTCATCAGCAGCGTGTCGTGGTTCTTCACATGCGCGAGCTCATGGGCGATCACGCCCGAGAGTTCCTCGCGGCTGAGCGACTGCACCAGCCCCGTGGTCACCGCCACCGCGGCGTTCTCCGGATTGCGGCCGGTGGCGAACGCATTGGGCTGCGGATTGTCCATCAGGAACACGCGCGGCATCGGCAGCCCGGCCCGTGCGGCGAGCGTGGCCACCAGGCCGACGAGGTCGGGCGCGGCGCGCGCATCGACCTCATGGGCGCCGTACATCGACAGCACCATGCGGTCCGAGTTCCAGTAGGCGAACAGGTTGGTCGCGGCCGCGATCAGAAGCGCGATGATCGCGCCGCTGCCACCGCCGATCAGATAGCCGACGCCCATGAACAGGGCCGTGAGCCCGGCCAGCAGGATCGCCGTTTTGAGGTAGTTCATCGTTGTCTCCCTGATGCCGCCGGCAGCGCCGCGGCACATACCGATCAGGTAGGGATTGCGCCCGGGCCGGTTCAAGACCACCCGGTGCGTCGCCGCGTCGCGGATTGGGCCGCGCCGGTGCTCGTCTCGACCCACAAGGGGGAGGGATAAGATCAGAGTCCTAATGCTGCAGCCGCACCCCCAGCATCACCACGGTCGAATTGGTGCTGTTGCCGGGGATGTTGGAGTCGAGCCAGTCGCGGCGCAGGGTGCCCTTGAGCCAGACGTTGCGGTTCAGCTTGTAGATCAAATCGCCGGAGATCGAATAGAAGCGGTCGAAGCGCGCGTCGCCCTGGTAGTCCTGCGTGCCCCAGGTGAATTTCCCGATTCCCGTCAGCCAGCGGCGGAAATCGTGATCGACTTCCACGGTGTAGGTGTTGGTCAGAACGCCGGAAACGCCGGGCACCGTGGTCTCGTCGATCGACGTGGTGGCAAAAAATCTCGCTGTCGTCAGCGGCGTCGCGACCCACACCAGCGAGGCCGACGTCAGCAGCCCCTGCAGCGGCAGCAGCCGCGGGTCCTCATAGCTGCGCGCCGCCCAGCCGATCGCGAGTTCGCCGGTCAGGATCCGCGAGAATTCGAAAGTGGTGCCAGCGCGCACGGAGCCGCCGCTGGAATTGCGCTGATAGCCGTTGCGATCGAACAGCAGGTCATGCGAGCGGACGTTGCCGTCGATCTCGCCGAACGGTTTCAGGCCCGGTATCAGATCGTAGCTGACACGCCCGAGACCGCCGAACTGATTGTAGTTGCGGTCGGCGTTGCTGGTCGAAGTGCCGTCGGTCAATTCCGAGTTCTGATAGACGGTGCGGTCGACCGTTGCGCCGGCGGAAAGCTGCAGGCGGTTGAAATTCTGGTCGACGCCGAGGGTGCCGCCGAGCGTCGAATAGACCGGATATCGCTCGAGGCCGGCCTGGATGTTCGGGCTGCCGGGATTGTCGGTGGCGACGCGCAGCCGCGTCTGCGCAGTGAGGCGGGTGTCGCGGCTGACGTCGAGACGGCCGTCGATGTGGCCGGTGAAGTCCGGCCGATCGATGATGACCGGCGCCGACGAGACGGTGCCGTCGGTCGGCGGCGGAAAGGTGTTGCCGTAGCCGGTGAACGAGCCGCGCAGATCGGCGACCAGCGCATGGCGCTCCCAGTCGGAGAACACGACCAATTCCGGCGCAATCACATAGAACGGCGAGCCGGCTGGCACGACGGTGCGGCGCGGATTGGTGTCGTAGCCGCCGCGCAGTTCGAGCGCGGACTTGATCAGGAAGCTGCCGGCGTAATCGCCGACCGCGCCGAACGGATCGTCGTCGATCTTGAGCCGCTTGCGCGGCGGCTGCCCCGGCACGGTGCCGGCCATCGCCGGCGGGATCGGCGTCTTGTTGGCGGTTTCCGACGGCGGGACCGACAGCCGCACCCGTGCGTTCGGATCCCGCATCCCCGGCGGCTTACTGCCGGGACCCGGCGGCGGCTTTGGTTTGGCCTGGCCCGGATAGAATTTCGCCTTCTTGCGGGTGCGGTTGAGCGAGTCGTAGCCGGATGCGGACGCGCCGCTGGCGGCGGGAAGGCCGTAAGTGGGGATAGCGCCGATCCGCGACGGCGCCGGCCGGTCCTTGTCGCGCAGCCGCGCGTCGTTGGCCACATCGCCGGTCCGGTCGCCGGACTCGGCGGTCCGGCGCAGCGGCGAATCCTGCGGCGACACGAAGCCGTCGCGGGTGGCGCGAAACAGGTCCGGCGTGAGCGTCTGGGCGCGGCTCGAGGTCTCATCGAACGCGACCAGCGCAAGGCATGGCAACAACGCGCGCCAAATGAAAACGCGCCTGCGGCGGCCCCTTGCTGGACCCGACATCACGATGAAAATACTCCAACAAAATCATCTACTTGCCGACCGGGTTCCAGATGCGCGAGCACGCAGGCGGAAAACGTCGTTAATGGAGTTAAAACAATTATGGTTAATGAGCCGTTGAGAGGCCGCCCGGCGCGTCGCATCGCGAAATCGGCCGTGCTAAGGAGGGGCCCGCGGCCAAGACCCGCCTCCTTCGGAGCCACGCATGGCCAATTCGAAACCGCTGATGGCAAAATCATCCGGGACCGATCAGGCGAGCGCCGCCCTCGCCTCGGGCCTGCGCACGCTCGAGACCGAGGCCAGCGGCATCGCCGCGATGTCGGCCGCGTTGCAGGGTCCGCTCGGGCCGGCCTTCGCCGCCACTGTCGAGCTGATCCGGCAGGCCAAGGGCCGCGTCATCGTCACCGGCCTCGGCAAATCAGGCCATGTGGCGCGCAAGATCGCGGCGACGCTGGCCTCCACCGGCACCCCCGCCTTCTTCGTCCATGCCGCGGAAGCAAGCCACGGCGATCTCGGCATGATCACGCCGGACGATGTCATCATCGCGCTGTCGTGGTCCGGCGAGCAGCCGGAAATGAAGAACCTCGTCAATTACTCCAGCCGCTTTGCGATTCCGATGATCGCGGTGACCTCGAATGCCACCTCCTCGCTCGGCGAGGCCGCGCGCATCGTGCTGGAATTGCCGAAGGCGCGCGAGGCCTGTCCGCACAACCTGGCGCCGACCACCTCGTCGCTGATGCAGGCCGCAATCGGCGATGCGCTCGCCATCGCGCTGCTCGAAGGCCGCGGCTTCACGGCGCTCGAATTCGCCAATTTCCATCCCGGCGGCAAATTGGGCGCGATGCTGAAATTCGTCCGCGACATCATGCATACCGGCGACGCCATCCCCGTCAAACCGCTCGGCGCCAAAATGTCGGACGCGCTGGTGGAGATGTCGACCAAGGGTTTTGGCTGCGTCTGCATCGTGGACTCCGGCGGCGAGATCGCCGGCATCATCACCGACGGCGATCTGCGCCGTCACATGCGGCCCGATCTGATGACCGCATCGGTCGACGAGGTCATGACGAGGAACCCACGCACCATTCCGCCCGGCATGCTCGCGACCGAAATGCTGGAGACGATCAATTCGTCGAAGCCGGCGGTGACCGTGCTGATCGTCGCCGAGGGCAAGAAGCCGGTCGGCATCGTCCACGTCCACGACGTGCTGCGCGCGGGCGTGGCGTAGCTTTCTCACGTCGTCCCGGCGAGCGCCGGACCTCTCCACCGTCTTTGCGAGGAGCGACAGCGACGAAGATTCCATGGGGAGTGGATAGCGGCCGGGTCTGGAGCCAGACTGAGGTTGCTGAAACCACTCAACCTGGAGACGACGATGTTGCTCGATCATCCTTCCGACGAACCGACCGCTATCCGCACGCATATTGGCGCAATTTTTGTGTCGTTGGAACTGAGCCGTTCGAATTGGCTGGTGACGTCGCTGTCGCCGGGCAAAGGCGAAAAGATGTCCAAGCGCAGCGTCGCAGCTGGCCATGTGGCCGAGCTTTTGGCGCTGTTTGCGGAGCTCAAGCGCAAGGCGGAGGTCCGGACCGGCCAAAGCTATCCGATCATCACGATCCAGGAGGCCGGGCTGGATGGGTTCTGGCTCCACCGCGTTCTGCAACAGGAGGGGATCGAGAGCCACGTGGTCGATCCCGCTTCGATCGCGACGCCGCGGCGGCGCAGGCGGGCCAAGACGGACAGGCTCGACGGCGAGACGCTGCTGCGGGCGCTTCTGGCCTACAAGCGCGGCGAGCCGCGGGTCTGCGCGATGGTGGTTGCGCCCTCGCCCGAGGAGGAGGATCGCCGGAGGCTCTGCCGCGAACGGCGGACATTGATCGAGGAGCGCGTCACGCATGTGAACCGGATCAAGGGGCTTCTGTTCGCGCAGGGGATATCCGACTACGGACCGCTGCGGCGCGACCGGCGGGCGCGGCTTGAAGCGTTGCGCACCGGAGATGGACGGGAGCTGCCGTCGCATCTGAAGGCTCAGATCGGCCGCGAGCTCGATCGGATCGAGCTGCTTCTGGACCAGATCAAGTCGGTCGAGGCCGCGCAGGAAGCCCTGCTGGCGGCGGCGAGAATGCCTGCAAGCGAGAAGGCCGCGCCGGACCCGGTCACGATGCTGCTCGCCTTGAAGGGAGTGGGCGCCAACTTCGCCGCCGTGCTCTGGTCGGAGGCGTTCTATCGGCAGTTCGCCAACCGCCGCCAGGTCGCCGCCTATGCGGGCCTTGCGGCAACGCCCTGGCAAAGCGGACGCATCCGACACGAGCAAGGCGTGTCGAAGGCCGGCAATCCCAGGCTGCGGACCACGATGATCCAGCTCGCCTGGCTGTGGGTACGTCACCAGCCGCAGTCGGCCCTGACGCGCTGGTTCAAGGAGCGAAGCCCGCAAGGCCGCAAGCGCGCGATCGTGGCGCTGGCGCGCAAGCTTCTCGTGGCGTTGTGGAAGTATGTCACCCAGGGCGTCATCCTCGAGGAGGCCGTGATGAAGCCCGCCGCCTGATCCGGGACCGAGCCCAACAGCAAGCCGCCCGGACGCAACGAAACAACCATAACCCATCTGCCGAGGCCCGATCAGCCTCGGAAGATCCGGGTGGACGAACCGATGGATTGCATGGCTTCAAATGCCGCAACGAAGAATGGCCTCGTCCTCTCGAGCCTGCCCGCCGCAAGCGGAATCCTGGTGCAGTCGCATCAAGCGACGACCGAATGTGAGTTTGATCTGGCAAGCAACCCAGATCGCCGAACCGGCTCGAACCCTGGATCGTAACTGCGAGGATTGCAGATGCCCTGACGGAACCGCCAACACCAGGAGCTCCTGTCGTGCCCGACGCACCAAGCATGATGACGTGCTCGCTCAACTCAAGGCCAAGCCGCTGCGCGGCGGCCCTAACGGGCCGGCCTTGACTTGATCTGCGCGCGTCATCCTGCACAGCCCACGGTCGGGACGGAAAGGTGGCCGCAGTCGAACAAAAAGGTGACTGCTCATCCTTGACACACACATTCCCCATGTGAGCAATCCACACTTGCTTTGCGGCCTTATGGATTGCTTCGCTTCGCTCGCAATGACGGCTAAGCCTTCGGAAACCGCGCCGCCGTTTCCTCCCGCGGCAAGGCCAGCCCGTTGGCCAGATACGACACCGTGCGATAGAAGCCGCACAGCAGCAGCACTTCCAGAATCTTCGCCTCGTCGTAATGCGCCGACAGCGCCGCAAATTCCCCGTCGCTGAGCGTGACGCGGTCATGCAGCGCGTCGACGGCTGCGATCAGCGCCTGCTCGGCGGCGGACCAGCAGGGTGCATCGGCCTTCTCCAGCACGGTGGCGCGGACCTGCTCGTCGGTCAGGTGCGCGGCGGCGGCAAAGGCCGCGACATGCACGCCCCATTCGTATTCGCAGGCCGTGCGGGCGCAGGTCCGCATGATCGCGATTTCACGCTCCCTTAAAGTGAGCGGGCCGCGGTCCAGCAGGCTGCCGGCGCGGAATTTCTCCCAGGCGCGCGCGCTGGTGGCGATGGTGCGGAACAGCACCAGCGGCGGCGCGCCGCGCATGATGCGGTCGAAATGGCCCTGGATCTCGGGCGGGTAAGGCGGCTGCAGCGGCGCAATGCGTGACATCGTCGGCTCCTGTGCTACAATAAACGTAGCGTTACGCTACATTATCTGTAGCAATCCGCAAGAGGAGCCTGCGATGCCGAAACCGGGTTCAGCCATGAAGAAACGCGCCGCCCGCGGCTCGGCGTCCGGCCGCCCGATCATGGCCCTGCTCGACCTGTTGGGCCGGCGCTGGAGCCTGCGGATCATCTGGGAGCTTCGCGACGACCGGTCGCTGACCTCGCGCGCGCTACGCACGGCCTGCGACGACGCCTCGCCGACCATCCTGCAGACCCGGCTGACCGAACTGCGCGAGGCGGGCCTGGTCGAACTGATCGCCGGCGACGGCTACCACCTCACCGCCCTGGGCAGGGATCTGGCGGAGAATTTCCTGCCGCTGTACCGCTTCGCCGAGCGATGGAGCAAGCGCGCGGCTGGCTAATTTCATACCGCGGCCACCGTCAGACTCGCGCCGTCGGCCTGCACGACCCTGACCCGGCTGCCGGCGGGCGCATCGGGACCGGCGACGCGCCAGATGGTGTCATCGATCCTCACCGTGCCGGCGCCGTCGATGATCGGTTTTTCCAGCGTGAACACCCGGCCGACCAGCGCATCGGTGCGCTTGTTGAGAAACGGGTTGCTCTGGCTGGCCGATTTGTGGCTCAACGCCACCCGCCGCCACAGCGGCACCGCCGCCACCGCAAACACCGCGAACATCAGGAGCTGCGTCTGCCAGGACAGGTCGATCGCGAACGACAGCAGCCCGACCAGCAGCGCCGCCAGCCCGAGCCAGAACATGAAGACACCGGGTGCAAGCAATTCCAGCGCCATCAGCACGAAGCCGAAGATCAGCCAGTTCCAGGTGCCAAGGGAGGTAAACATCTCGGTCATCATCTGACCCTTTCAACTATCTGCTCAAGCGATCTATACGACACAACGGCAGTGGGCCCCCTCTCCCGCTTGCGCTTTGCTCGGCACCCTCCCCCGCAAGCGGGAGAGGGAACTCGCTCGCGCCAGCGCGCGCACCACGCCAACCTCTAGGGCCGCGGCGTGAAGGGCGGCGGGGTCGGCCCGGTGTTCGGCACCGATCCACGCCGTGCCGCAGCCTGCGCGGAAGCCGAGCTTTCGCCGAAGGTCGCCTTCGCGATCTCGCCGATGCCGGCGAGCGAGCCCAGGATGCTCATCGCCTCGATCGGCAGCATGACGATCTTCTGGTTCGGCGAATCCGCGAGCTGTCCGAACGCCTTGATGTATTTGTCGGCGATGAAGTAGTTCAGCGCGGCGACGTCGCCCTTGGCGATGGCTTCGGAGACCATCTGCGTCGCCTTGGCCTCGGCTTCGGCCGAGCGCTCGCGCGCCTCGGCGTCGCGGAACGCGGCCTCCTTGCGGCCTTCGGCCTGCAGGATCTGGCCTTGCTTGGCGCCTTCCGCGCGCAGGATTTCCGACTGGCGCTGGCCTTCCGCCTGCAGAATGTCGGCGCGCTTGACGCGCTCGGCCTTCATCTGGCGTCCCATCGCCTCGACGAGGTCGGCCGGCGGCACGATGTCCTTGATTTCGATGCGGTTGACCTTGATGCCCCACGGCGACACCGCGGCGTCGACCACCCGCAGCAGGCGCTCGTTGATCTCGTCGCGGTGCGACAGCACCTGGTCGAGATCCATCGCGCCCATCACCGAGCGGATATTGGTCATGGTCAGCACGATGATGGCCTGATTGAGATCGGACACCTCGTAGCTCGCCTTGGCGGCGTCGAACACCTGGAAGAAGGCGACGCCGTCCACCGTCACGGTGGCGTTGTCCTTGGTGATCACCTCCTGCTCGGGAATGCTGATCACCTGCTCCATCATGTTCATCTTGCGGCCGACGCGGTCGAAATAGGGAACGATGATGTTCAAGCCGGGCGACAGCGTTCGGGTGAATTTACCGAACCGCTCGATGGTCCAGTCGAAGCCCTGCGGCACAGTCTTGACGCCGGCGAACAGCGTGACGATGACGAGCAGCACGAACGCAATGGCAAAAATGTCGAAGCCGGTCATAAATCCTCCAAAGCCGCAAAAACCAACGTCCGCGGACGTATTCTTGTTGGTCTGAATGCCGGCCGCGCCGGTTCAGTATAGCCTTATCGAATAAAGCTAAGGGGGAGTTTCGCGGCCGCCAGACGGTCCCGGCCTGAACGCCGGCCAAGTGCTTCGTTTCGTTAACGAAGCAGGCGAGATCACTTAACCGTCAAATCCGGCCGTTGGATCCAGCCTTTATATCCAGCCTTGCAGCTCCCGCAGCACCAGCTGGCGGATCACGTCCATGCCGGGATCGCTGTCGTTCAGGCAGGGGATGAAGGTGAACTGCTCGCCGCCATTGTGCTTGAATATCTCGGCGTTTTCCTGGGCGATTTCCTCCAGCGTCTCCAGGCAGTCGGCGGAGAAGCCGGGGGTCACCACGGCAATCCGGCGCACGCCCTCCTTCGCCAGCTTCTCCATGGTCTTGTCGGTGTAGGGCTGCAGCCACTCGTCGAAGCCGAAGCGCGACTGGAAGGTGAGCATCAGCTTTCCGGCGTCGAGGCCCATGCGCTTGCGCAGAGCGTCGGTCGTTGCGATGCATTGGACCTGATAGGGATCGCCCTTGTCGACGTATTTCTGCGGCATGCCGTGGAACGAGGCCACGATCAGTTCAGGCTGGAACGGCAAGCTCGCCAGATGAGCCGATATCGAGACCGCCAGCGCCTCGATATAATCGGGATCGTCGTAATAGGGCGGCGTGATCCGCAAGGTCGGCTGCGCGCGCATCGAGGCGAGCACGCGAAACACCTCGTCGCATACGGTGGCCGTCGTCGCGGCCGAGTATTGCGGATAGAGCGGCACCATCAGGAGCCGGTCGCAGCCTTGCGCCGTCAGCGCTTCGATCCGCGATGCAATCGACGGGTTGCCGTAGCGCATCGCCCAGTCGACCACGACGTGGTCGTGGTCCGCGATCGCCGCTGCCAGCTTGTCGGACTGGGCGCGGGTGACGGTCTTCAGCGGGGATTCGTTGTTCTCGGTGTTCCAGATCTTCAGGTAGTCGCGCGCCTTGCGGGCCGGGCGCACGCGCAGGATGATGCCGTTCAGGATCAGTTTCCAGAGCAGCCCCTGGTCCTCGATCACCCTGACATCGCTGAGAAATTCCTTGAGATAGACCCGCACGCCCCGCGCATCCGCGGTGTCGGGGGTGCCGAGATTGACCAGCAGCACGCCGACACGTTGCGGTCGGGTCTCGGCGGCAGCCTTGGCGCTCTCGATTGATGCAACCGCTGTCATAATGGTGTTGGCTTCGCGCGTCGAACTATCCTTGTCAAGATAATGGCGGTTTCGAT
The genomic region above belongs to Bradyrhizobium sediminis and contains:
- the htpX gene encoding zinc metalloprotease HtpX; amino-acid sequence: MNYLKTAILLAGLTALFMGVGYLIGGGSGAIIALLIAAATNLFAYWNSDRMVLSMYGAHEVDARAAPDLVGLVATLAARAGLPMPRVFLMDNPQPNAFATGRNPENAAVAVTTGLVQSLSREELSGVIAHELAHVKNHDTLLMTITATIAGAISMLAQFGMFFGGHRDNNNGPGIIGSIAMMILAPLGAMLVQMAISRTREYAADDLGARIAGQPMWLASALVKIAGAAHEIPNEEAERNPATAHLFIINPLSGRGMDSLFSTHPSTENRIAELQRLAAEMGAGTAPPLRPRRGPWSVPRGSGAAPRRPWG
- a CDS encoding outer membrane beta-barrel protein, yielding MSGPARGRRRRVFIWRALLPCLALVAFDETSSRAQTLTPDLFRATRDGFVSPQDSPLRRTAESGDRTGDVANDARLRDKDRPAPSRIGAIPTYGLPAASGASASGYDSLNRTRKKAKFYPGQAKPKPPPGPGSKPPGMRDPNARVRLSVPPSETANKTPIPPAMAGTVPGQPPRKRLKIDDDPFGAVGDYAGSFLIKSALELRGGYDTNPRRTVVPAGSPFYVIAPELVVFSDWERHALVADLRGSFTGYGNTFPPPTDGTVSSAPVIIDRPDFTGHIDGRLDVSRDTRLTAQTRLRVATDNPGSPNIQAGLERYPVYSTLGGTLGVDQNFNRLQLSAGATVDRTVYQNSELTDGTSTSNADRNYNQFGGLGRVSYDLIPGLKPFGEIDGNVRSHDLLFDRNGYQRNSSGGSVRAGTTFEFSRILTGELAIGWAARSYEDPRLLPLQGLLTSASLVWVATPLTTARFFATTSIDETTVPGVSGVLTNTYTVEVDHDFRRWLTGIGKFTWGTQDYQGDARFDRFYSISGDLIYKLNRNVWLKGTLRRDWLDSNIPGNSTNSTVVMLGVRLQH
- a CDS encoding KpsF/GutQ family sugar-phosphate isomerase, which codes for MANSKPLMAKSSGTDQASAALASGLRTLETEASGIAAMSAALQGPLGPAFAATVELIRQAKGRVIVTGLGKSGHVARKIAATLASTGTPAFFVHAAEASHGDLGMITPDDVIIALSWSGEQPEMKNLVNYSSRFAIPMIAVTSNATSSLGEAARIVLELPKAREACPHNLAPTTSSLMQAAIGDALAIALLEGRGFTALEFANFHPGGKLGAMLKFVRDIMHTGDAIPVKPLGAKMSDALVEMSTKGFGCVCIVDSGGEIAGIITDGDLRRHMRPDLMTASVDEVMTRNPRTIPPGMLATEMLETINSSKPAVTVLIVAEGKKPVGIVHVHDVLRAGVA
- a CDS encoding IS110 family transposase → MLLDHPSDEPTAIRTHIGAIFVSLELSRSNWLVTSLSPGKGEKMSKRSVAAGHVAELLALFAELKRKAEVRTGQSYPIITIQEAGLDGFWLHRVLQQEGIESHVVDPASIATPRRRRRAKTDRLDGETLLRALLAYKRGEPRVCAMVVAPSPEEEDRRRLCRERRTLIEERVTHVNRIKGLLFAQGISDYGPLRRDRRARLEALRTGDGRELPSHLKAQIGRELDRIELLLDQIKSVEAAQEALLAAARMPASEKAAPDPVTMLLALKGVGANFAAVLWSEAFYRQFANRRQVAAYAGLAATPWQSGRIRHEQGVSKAGNPRLRTTMIQLAWLWVRHQPQSALTRWFKERSPQGRKRAIVALARKLLVALWKYVTQGVILEEAVMKPAA
- a CDS encoding carboxymuconolactone decarboxylase family protein, coding for MSRIAPLQPPYPPEIQGHFDRIMRGAPPLVLFRTIATSARAWEKFRAGSLLDRGPLTLREREIAIMRTCARTACEYEWGVHVAAFAAAAHLTDEQVRATVLEKADAPCWSAAEQALIAAVDALHDRVTLSDGEFAALSAHYDEAKILEVLLLCGFYRTVSYLANGLALPREETAARFPKA
- a CDS encoding winged helix-turn-helix transcriptional regulator, coding for MPKPGSAMKKRAARGSASGRPIMALLDLLGRRWSLRIIWELRDDRSLTSRALRTACDDASPTILQTRLTELREAGLVELIAGDGYHLTALGRDLAENFLPLYRFAERWSKRAAG
- a CDS encoding NfeD family protein, with translation MTEMFTSLGTWNWLIFGFVLMALELLAPGVFMFWLGLAALLVGLLSFAIDLSWQTQLLMFAVFAVAAVPLWRRVALSHKSASQSNPFLNKRTDALVGRVFTLEKPIIDGAGTVRIDDTIWRVAGPDAPAGSRVRVVQADGASLTVAAV
- a CDS encoding SPFH domain-containing protein, yielding MTGFDIFAIAFVLLVIVTLFAGVKTVPQGFDWTIERFGKFTRTLSPGLNIIVPYFDRVGRKMNMMEQVISIPEQEVITKDNATVTVDGVAFFQVFDAAKASYEVSDLNQAIIVLTMTNIRSVMGAMDLDQVLSHRDEINERLLRVVDAAVSPWGIKVNRIEIKDIVPPADLVEAMGRQMKAERVKRADILQAEGQRQSEILRAEGAKQGQILQAEGRKEAAFRDAEARERSAEAEAKATQMVSEAIAKGDVAALNYFIADKYIKAFGQLADSPNQKIVMLPIEAMSILGSLAGIGEIAKATFGESSASAQAAARRGSVPNTGPTPPPFTPRP
- the hemH gene encoding ferrochelatase — protein: MTAVASIESAKAAAETRPQRVGVLLVNLGTPDTADARGVRVYLKEFLSDVRVIEDQGLLWKLILNGIILRVRPARKARDYLKIWNTENNESPLKTVTRAQSDKLAAAIADHDHVVVDWAMRYGNPSIASRIEALTAQGCDRLLMVPLYPQYSAATTATVCDEVFRVLASMRAQPTLRITPPYYDDPDYIEALAVSISAHLASLPFQPELIVASFHGMPQKYVDKGDPYQVQCIATTDALRKRMGLDAGKLMLTFQSRFGFDEWLQPYTDKTMEKLAKEGVRRIAVVTPGFSADCLETLEEIAQENAEIFKHNGGEQFTFIPCLNDSDPGMDVIRQLVLRELQGWI